The sequence AGTAGAGGATGGTGTCTGATGGTTAATGCATTAATACTCATTGATAGGCTTCAAGCCCTGGGTATGTGTAGGCGCAGTGGAATATGTCTACATGCGTATTAATATACGTGCAAGCATACTTTACATAAATATCAGATAAACTGCAATATGAATAATTAAAAGGCCGTCTTCTCCTTTCTAGCATTATCTTGTTTGTAATTATCAAAATTgacacaaataaatatttcatagcaGGTGTCACTTTTGCGAACTTTTTTTTCCAGAACAATTGTATAACCCATATGAAAAAATGTACGAATAGTGGTATGAAGAGTTTCATACTTCAGCAAACCTTATTAAAATGTCATCTAAtatgattacattttataaagacTTGTTAATGCCAGTTCAAATCACAGCTTAACTATAAAAAGAAATGGACTTAATCAAGTATTTTAGATAGTGGTGCCAAGCATATCAAGACAAGAACTGTTGCATGACGCCCACGGCGCAGCATTAATCTGGCTCTTTGGTTggaaaaatacttataaaaaactgaaaatgagTTACTGCTTTTATGAAATGAAAGATGATGCTAAAAGGGGTCTGTTGGGGCCTGAGGTAAGAGTTGTCCAGAAACATTGTCGATTGCAAGTGTTACATTATATGGTGAGGATACAGGAAAGCTGCCCGAGAATGCTTACAGAACATCAGGCTGCTATACAAAATCTTGGTAATGCTACTTTACGAACTTTAAGCAGGTGAATGTGTATGGTATTTTCTTGAAACTAGTTCACCGGTACAAGTCCTTAGATGCAAACTATGTACCAGTTATGCGTCATACTGAAAGGCGTAAATAGTTTGAACTCTGTGGTCAGGCTACGAGATTCAGATGCATTGCTAGTGGTTCATTATTATAAGCTCTGATCAAGGTTAAAGTTTAATCTTGGACATATTTGttattgtatgcaaatatttagTTTGCGAAATATCTTTCTTCAGATGGCCTCTGCGATGTTGCAATATATGGCAAAGAGAGGAAGGTTGTACCAATCTGCTATCTTTAGCAAGAAAAAAGTGAGAAAACATGCATAAAAGTTCGATTCTGAAGCGACATCAGTGATTATCATGTTCCTTTCAAGTGTGAGGCATGCCATTttaacactcttacgctagaatgacgtcacgttaacgtgctgtgacgtcaaagtttttgttgcgacaagaaagagcgcttctatattttatctactgtttaaattaagggcatattagaatcgaaataatttatcgcaaaagtgtgttttaacactatttatacactcgggcggtaatacgtcgttcaaaaaTAATtccaattattacgcccgacgtataaccgcccatcgtgcataaatagtattaaagccttcttttgctataaattatttcttaaatatgagTGGCTAAAATCTCCTGATGAAGAAAGACTCCTTGAACAATTTTTGATAATTGAGGATGAGGACATTTTGAGTGACACCAGCCGAAACCCAAGTCTCGTTATGAAACAGAAGAAGTGGAAATTCCACAGATCGCTCAGcacggcaaaaacgaaaatgttgcaggcttgggtTGATTAAGCCTGTTCGTGGACCGTAGCGGAAAAGTatgttaccgtccacgccctctagccccgagtcgagcataactcaacatttacacatgctacaagtacaaaaaacaatttagagacatccgcagatgtgttcatacggcggtgcacatggaaccttcaactAGCATTAAAATAACGGACTCGCCCTAAATGATAAatcaatgggcagaactaaacaaactgaaacttaaaaagggatctgaggttattgaacctgcatatcacaggaactgccaaaagacaaaattaaaaagcaggtaccatatccaaggggtgattatacaatacccaaagctacgAAAGCGGGGATATTGGAAACATCCAGGtcaaaatgttcaagctgagaatacaaacaataccaataacacgacatacaAGTTGTGCTAAACGATCTTAGAAGAtggaaatataacagccctgacaaGAAGGAACAAGAtcaagaaagaaataactttatGGTTAGGACAGTGTCAGAAGCTATGACAGGtactttaaacaaaacattaagGGCTCTTGAAATTAAGGTTGAGCTCTACAAACAATTGTTAGGGTTCGTCAAATGTGTTTTGAGACCATCCCTCTGTGACTATTATTTATGGAAATGTTCACCTCATAGCTTATTACTATTCATAACAAAATTATACACTAAATTGTTCAGGGAAAGAAGGAAATAGTTTATATAAAGGTAAGTTTGTTTGGGAATATACGTTTTGTCTAATATTACATTTTCTTCGACTGtcaattttctgttttttataaaatatcaaactccttttttttaatagtattttgactGTGTGTTTAACACATTCATCTTGGTACTCCCAGTAGTGAAATATGGtaatcttttatattttctcaaaCCCAGGGATATTGTGTGATCTTGATATGTACAAATTTGTAACATTTCCCACAATGGAAGATTAGgcacaaaactttgaaaaagaaatttgataccTTCTACAAAAAGAATGGGGACAATCAAAGCGCATGTGATATAagagaaacaaaaatattattcagAACAGAACAACCTGTTTTGAAAAACACTTCAACTTTTTCTAAACAGTttagtatacattttataaaaacaaaggcctatgaggtCTAAAAACAGAACAAATATTCACCCATGGgacatttttaaaacactttacatgaacctctAGAAGCATGAGTCACTGATACAAATGTTTCTTGTGAAAAAGTTGTGTTTCACTTTATTCACTCTTACTGTTCTTCCTGTCGTACAAGGTGGATGTAACGTACACAAGGATTGTTTGTCATGTGAATGCTCAAGTATTTTCTTAGTGTTTCCGGTATAATTTCTAACTGGAATTCCGAAGAAATTACGCTTAAATCATAAAACAATAGTCGTTACTCCGAGTCATGATAATATTATTTTGGTACTTGGAGGATTTCTTTGTTCTGCATTACGTTTCTTCTGAGTGGAAATGGAAAGTGGGTTTGCGGCGCGAGTTTACACACattgtgtttttttatattaagtaaCAGGAAGTTTCTTTTTAATACGTGACTGTTATACACAACATTAATTGCGAATGTAGATCTACAAGCACTGTCagtttatatatgagccgcgccatgtgaaaatcaacattgtggctttgcgaccaggatggatccagacaaACCCTGAATTTTAGATTTTATGCAGACAAGCATGAATTCAACACTTACAGATGAAAAGTTTATTAATTcatttcaattacaatttaattcgattaacaaaaaaaaaaaaactgtaactaAAACATATTTCCTTTTTGCCTCTTGTGTCGAAGTTTGAACGGTTCATCCGTTCATCCGTCACAATTTCTTAAGTACTGTACTTCCTCTACATTGTACTTAACTCCGCCTATAGTTTCCGATCAactaaaatgaaacttggtatgcgTCAACAACATGAAGAAGAATATGAGCATATTGTCAGGTCCTTAATATTCAATCTTTGTGTGTTATGTTCATTTTAACAAAGCAATAACAGGCCTTGATAGCTACTGCTAACTCCACTTCTCCTACAGCTAACTGCTTCCATATCATCAACATCAAATGCAAATGCGCCGCCTATTGTCAGGACTTTCATATCTAGTTATTATTGCTGATGGTTATAttacattcttgcataccagacggggaacCGGTGCCGGAAAAATCAAGCAAGATATTACAGTGTAGGAAAACTGTAAGGAACAAGTGTATAACGATTCAAGTAATTACTGTAATAAACCATTTACTTATGAATTGTAGTACATCAACTAAAACAATTAAATCGACTTTACTATTTGGTACATTGCCAAACGAAACATAACACAACATTTGAAGAAAACTATATCTAACTTTGATGTAGGGATTTCACTTATCGATTTTTCTCCCAACATTTGCAGGATACTTTTATACAGAAATGAATATGCTGTCTGCGTTACATAGCACTTCAAAACAGTTGTTATTAATTAACATCAAAGATATATATTTGCAGTAAAACTAAGCTATCTGTATGCAATATTAATGAAACGTACGTGCGACTCAATATGCTACTAAGCTTGGTTTCAAATTCTTGTCCTTTTTCCCCCCGGAACTGCTCATGGAATGTGTGCTGTGTAGCCACAAGCCAACGCGAGTTGACGATTTTGCGTTGCAGAAATTTGTTACTTTAAAAGCATAGACAATTGGACTGAAGAAATAAATCAATTTGAACAATTAAATAGAAAGCATAActatacattgtacatataaTTGCATTACTTCATAAAATAATGCCAAATTGTCTCAATATATTTGCGAAGTGTTTATATGTAGAGAATTATTTACCCTATGCATTTATTTGTGACAAAGGTAGTCCTAAATGCGTTTTAACATTTTCTTCACAGAGTTTGTATCTTATACTGTCTTTATCATCCGACCAATAGGCCGTGGGTTTCTTTGTTAACAAGACACACCATGCCTTACTTATGGGACGAAAATCAACATCCTCCAGCACAACTAATAGCAGACAGTTTCGACCAAATTCGATACTCATGTCAATCGCTACATCGAGCTGAAACTTACACCATCCATCCGATATAAGGTTATTTGAAACGACAACAACAATCTGTTTTGACGCGTACATTGCATCCAACATTACATCAACTAATGCACCACTTTTCGCGTCACGTTCCCAGATATGAAGCTTGTAACCCAGTTTCTCTTCCATCATCTTTCGAAAGGGATGATGTATGAAGTCATTGTCATTGCAATTTGAAACAACATATCCATCAAACTGTGTCTGGTCTAATATTGGTTGTAGTTCTGGGTCTCTATAATGAGCAGATCGTTTACGTTTGTTCCACTTATACCACAAGTATTTCAAATACCACCTATTCCAGTAAATAAGCGAGGCTGTGGCAAGGAAAACAACAAGAGAAGTCCCGATAGCAATTAATGCAACAAAAAAAGGATTAATAGGTCTACAGTCTATCTCCGGCCTAAAGTCCACGAAAAGATGTCCTTCTAAAGATGTCGGCGTACTACAAACGTAATTCTCAGGCCAGTTTAGGAGTTGCGCACTACCAAAGTACCCAGAAACGTTAATATTGTCCCTAAACCATTCCATGTTGCAACCACAATCAAACTGATTGtcttgaatatttaaatattttagactGTTAATGAGGCTGAGAGGGTATGCATTTTCCGTGACGGTGTTGATCAGACCTCGTGcaactgaaatattttgtatttgaatattttttaactcTTCCGTGAACGCTGCTGGAATTTCTATAGTGTGTATTAAATTGTTGTCAATATTCAACACTTTCAGCTGTGTAAAACTTACCAGAACTTCCACTGGGAATGTTTTAAGTCTGATACCCTGCATAACTAGTTCCTCTAACTTTGTTAAAGGTGACAGGATGTATTTGATTGATTCAATTGATACAGCAGAAAAATTGTTGTACGATACATCAAGTCGAGTAAGATTGGGATTAAAGCCAAACATACGTTGATTCTGAGGTTCGTGAAAGTCAATCCAATTGAATCGCAAATCCAAGTTCTGCAGGCTCGCACTTCTGAAAGCTTCTAAATCAAAGGTTTTGGACCGAGAAATCATGTTACTTAAgtaaagatttttcaagtttttaaaatttgaaaatgtatgctTCCGGATTGAACTGACGTCATTTCTACTGAAATCCAGTGTTTCTATTCCTGGTAAACAATTCCATCGCGTGCCAAGTGTTTGCAA is a genomic window of Mercenaria mercenaria strain notata chromosome 18, MADL_Memer_1, whole genome shotgun sequence containing:
- the LOC123537985 gene encoding toll-like receptor 3, which encodes MNSGKAFMYITVVSTAVGILSACDEMVDRKQYFGYKPNCGEHQCFCVDGTAHCIGDMIMKIIPRLVRNISVLHAECYDFSQLNNESFKNIQELNLEMLHLRRNDIQTLSEETFEGLQHLSVVDISENEKLNNETLFKALRHLNRSNIVTLSLRENKIEFINFTLLEEFPNLQNLVLEGNWINSISSPNVMKHLSVLKMTWNQLRKKNSLQFCLQGRSRFPKLKRLYLGRNVLGRNGKTLQWEWTCLDTLEYLDLSNNTLIEVNVTFFKNLTSLRYLNLAANWIGKVYGLVYPPRLEEIDFSDNHLTRHPPNLCQHVRKHATFPTIKRLNFGRNYLQTLGTRWNCLPGIETLDFSRNDVSSIRKHTFSNFKNLKNLYLSNMISRSKTFDLEAFRSASLQNLDLRFNWIDFHEPQNQRMFGFNPNLTRLDVSYNNFSAVSIESIKYILSPLTKLEELVMQGIRLKTFPVEVLVSFTQLKVLNIDNNLIHTIEIPAAFTEELKNIQIQNISVARGLINTVTENAYPLSLINSLKYLNIQDNQFDCGCNMEWFRDNINVSGYFGSAQLLNWPENYVCSTPTSLEGHLFVDFRPEIDCRPINPFFVALIAIGTSLVVFLATASLIYWNRWYLKYLWYKWNKRKRSAHYRDPELQPILDQTQFDGYVVSNCNDNDFIHHPFRKMMEEKLGYKLHIWERDAKSGALVDVMLDAMYASKQIVVVVSNNLISDGWCKFQLDVAIDMSIEFGRNCLLLVVLEDVDFRPISKAWCVLLTKKPTAYWSDDKDSIRYKLCEENVKTHLGLPLSQINA